The proteins below come from a single Mucilaginibacter mali genomic window:
- a CDS encoding 2Fe-2S iron-sulfur cluster-binding protein, whose amino-acid sequence MNADGSQEPLEVPVNINLSLMEVLRAGGYPIAGTCGGIALCATCAVDILSGNEQLSPAGDQELDMLDLLPQSTSATRLGCQLRLRPEMDGMVFRITPAG is encoded by the coding sequence ATGAACGCTGACGGCAGCCAGGAACCTTTGGAGGTACCGGTCAATATCAACCTGAGCCTGATGGAGGTCCTCCGGGCCGGCGGCTATCCCATTGCCGGCACCTGTGGTGGCATCGCCCTTTGCGCTACCTGTGCGGTCGACATCCTTTCGGGGAATGAGCAACTGTCACCGGCCGGTGATCAGGAGCTGGATATGCTCGACCTTTTGCCGCAAAGCACGTCCGCGACCCGCCTGGGCTGTCAGCTCCGTTTGCGGCCGGAAATGGACGGCATGGTCTTTCGTATCACCCCCGCAGGCTGA
- a CDS encoding NAD(P)/FAD-dependent oxidoreductase, translated as MEEQRENIETDICVVGAGPVGLFAVFEAGLLKMRCQLIDALPQVGGQLSEIYPHKPIYDIPGYPQILGQELVDRLMEQIAPFRPGFTLGERVETINRNDDGSLTLMTNEHSTINCKVLVIAGGLGCFEPRKPAIDGLTEFEGKGVAYLVRNPEVFRDRNVVLAGGGDSALDWTIFLADIAAKVTLVHRGDTFRGAPDSAEKVFALAKGGKIDLLLQAHVSALHGDGRLQELSILTPQSPVARIAADHFIPLFGLTPKLGPIAEWGLAITQSAIPVKPEDYSTNLDAVYAIGDINTYPGKLKLILCGFHEAALAMQSAFKYIYPAEKLNFKYTTVYGINTF; from the coding sequence ATGGAAGAGCAGCGGGAAAACATAGAAACTGATATTTGTGTTGTGGGCGCCGGCCCGGTCGGCTTGTTCGCGGTGTTTGAGGCTGGCCTGTTAAAAATGCGCTGCCAGCTGATCGATGCCCTGCCTCAGGTGGGCGGGCAGCTATCTGAGATCTATCCGCATAAGCCGATCTACGATATTCCGGGTTACCCCCAGATCCTGGGTCAGGAACTGGTGGACAGGCTGATGGAACAGATCGCGCCGTTTCGCCCGGGCTTTACCTTAGGTGAACGCGTGGAAACAATAAACAGGAACGATGATGGTTCGCTGACCCTCATGACGAATGAGCATAGCACGATCAACTGTAAAGTACTGGTCATTGCGGGCGGACTGGGCTGTTTTGAGCCGCGTAAACCGGCGATCGACGGACTCACCGAATTCGAGGGCAAGGGCGTTGCTTACCTGGTGAGAAACCCGGAAGTATTCCGTGACCGCAACGTGGTCTTAGCCGGTGGCGGTGATTCCGCCCTGGACTGGACGATATTTCTGGCCGACATTGCGGCAAAAGTGACCCTGGTTCACCGGGGTGATACCTTCCGCGGTGCTCCTGATTCCGCGGAAAAAGTGTTCGCGTTGGCAAAGGGGGGTAAGATCGACCTTTTGCTGCAAGCGCATGTGTCCGCCTTGCATGGGGACGGTCGCCTGCAGGAACTGAGTATCCTTACGCCTCAGTCGCCAGTCGCCAGGATCGCCGCCGATCACTTTATACCGCTGTTTGGATTAACGCCCAAATTGGGACCGATAGCAGAGTGGGGGCTGGCTATTACCCAATCAGCGATACCAGTTAAACCCGAAGATTATTCGACCAATCTGGACGCGGTTTACGCGATCGGGGACATCAATACTTATCCGGGCAAACTGAAACTGATCTTATGTGGTTTTCATGAAGCGGCCCTGGCCATGCAAAGCGCATTTAAATATATTTATCCAGCTGAGAAGCTGAATTTTAAATACACGACGGTTTATGGCATCAACACCTTCTGA
- a CDS encoding cupin domain-containing protein, which produces MIIQDVVTALENAAGPIVKVLVKGAAGKVLALGLKKGMVLKEHQTGVNTRLVVIDGQINYFSAQGTVTMNKFDELDIPVNEPHSVVALKDSICFLIQV; this is translated from the coding sequence ATGATCATACAAGACGTAGTAACAGCATTAGAAAATGCAGCAGGACCGATCGTTAAAGTATTGGTAAAAGGTGCGGCCGGAAAGGTGCTCGCCCTGGGTTTAAAAAAAGGCATGGTGTTGAAAGAGCATCAAACAGGGGTTAATACCCGGCTGGTGGTTATTGATGGGCAAATCAATTATTTCAGCGCTCAGGGGACTGTAACCATGAACAAGTTTGATGAGCTGGACATCCCGGTTAATGAGCCGCATTCGGTAGTAGCCCTGAAGGACAGCATTTGTTTTTTAATACAGGTATAA
- a CDS encoding 2Fe-2S iron-sulfur cluster-binding protein has translation MKPRISPERPIVIRVAYNGELYELRTFANEYRSLMMLIYDRIFTAGFGECLGMGKCGTCLVEITAKQQEPTSYERNGDINLQRTGRSAENIRLACQLMIDEKMDGLTVRVLT, from the coding sequence ATGAAGCCGCGGATTTCGCCCGAAAGGCCCATCGTTATCCGGGTAGCGTATAACGGCGAATTATATGAACTGCGCACCTTTGCCAATGAATACCGCAGCCTGATGATGCTGATCTATGACCGCATTTTTACAGCAGGTTTCGGGGAATGCCTGGGGATGGGAAAATGCGGCACCTGCCTGGTCGAGATCACGGCTAAGCAGCAAGAGCCTACTTCCTACGAGCGCAACGGGGACATCAACCTGCAAAGAACCGGGCGTTCGGCTGAAAATATCCGTTTAGCCTGTCAACTCATGATCGACGAAAAGATGGATGGCCTGACGGTAAGGGTTTTAACATAA
- a CDS encoding hemerythrin domain-containing protein: MENKPIKRSEYIIVLSRDHHAGLLFGWKIKEGLRKAVPLPKILKYINFFWENHLKDHFREEEVLLFDRLDDDLSRQGKSEHRLLEQRLQQLNYYEHEAAADYLSFAELLTKHIRFEERILFPHLEASLPEPVLRQAGEVLNAQHHVPFVDNYPDEFWNKNYPLT; the protein is encoded by the coding sequence ATGGAGAACAAACCGATCAAACGCAGTGAATACATCATCGTACTTTCCAGGGACCATCACGCAGGTTTGCTGTTTGGCTGGAAGATCAAAGAAGGTTTAAGGAAAGCGGTCCCTTTGCCTAAAATATTGAAGTACATCAATTTTTTCTGGGAAAATCATTTGAAAGATCACTTCAGGGAAGAAGAAGTATTGCTGTTTGACCGGCTGGATGACGACCTGTCCCGGCAGGGTAAATCAGAACACCGGCTACTGGAACAGCGGCTCCAGCAGCTGAACTATTACGAACATGAGGCAGCGGCAGATTACCTTTCATTCGCAGAGCTCCTGACCAAGCATATCCGTTTTGAAGAGCGGATCTTGTTCCCTCATCTGGAGGCTTCGTTGCCTGAGCCCGTTCTGAGGCAAGCCGGCGAAGTCCTGAATGCCCAACATCACGTACCGTTCGTGGATAACTATCCGGATGAATTCTGGAATAAAAACTATCCGTTGACATGA
- a CDS encoding cupin domain-containing protein has product MKELEKNDHYQVLKVELPAGTQMPRHFATSAAFVIVESGNALLICKGETSELSKGSTCSIPSHEPHILKVIQDFKALIIMAGNAVITYPVL; this is encoded by the coding sequence ATGAAAGAGCTTGAAAAAAACGACCATTATCAGGTCCTCAAAGTAGAGTTGCCGGCGGGCACTCAGATGCCCCGTCACTTCGCGACATCAGCGGCCTTTGTCATCGTAGAATCGGGTAATGCCCTATTGATCTGCAAGGGTGAAACGAGTGAATTGAGCAAAGGATCGACCTGTTCCATCCCTTCCCATGAACCACATATCCTCAAAGTCATACAGGACTTTAAAGCCCTGATTATTATGGCGGGCAATGCGGTGATCACCTATCCCGTTCTTTAA
- a CDS encoding group III truncated hemoglobin, whose product MKTEPHDIIDEADVRQLVDTFYGKVRRDELLAPIFEPVIGNNWGHHLERMTDFWSTLLLYTRKFSADPLTKHLPLALTREHFDRWLSLFHETLDELFQGQIAENAKKRAFSIARIMKAVKQIEQ is encoded by the coding sequence ATGAAAACGGAACCACACGATATTATTGATGAAGCAGATGTGCGACAACTGGTGGACACCTTTTATGGAAAGGTACGCCGGGATGAGTTACTGGCGCCCATATTTGAGCCTGTAATTGGAAATAACTGGGGCCATCACCTGGAGCGCATGACGGATTTTTGGTCCACGCTGCTTTTATATACCCGCAAATTCAGCGCTGACCCGCTCACCAAACATTTGCCCCTGGCGCTGACCAGGGAGCATTTTGACCGCTGGTTATCCTTGTTCCACGAAACGCTGGACGAACTTTTCCAGGGGCAGATTGCAGAGAATGCGAAAAAGAGGGCATTCAGCATTGCCCGTATCATGAAAGCCGTGAAGCAAATTGAACAGTGA
- a CDS encoding group III truncated hemoglobin produces MKKEIEDMEDIKVFVDDFYTRVRQDELIGPIFMEKISDWRPHLDKMYAFWNAALFGVPGFRGNPFARHAPLKIDRPHFERWLELFYTTIDTRFEGFIADDAKKRAALMADLFLSRLQQLNGNSDRVIF; encoded by the coding sequence ATGAAAAAAGAAATAGAAGATATGGAAGACATCAAAGTATTTGTTGACGACTTCTATACACGCGTGAGGCAGGACGAACTGATCGGTCCCATCTTTATGGAAAAGATCAGCGACTGGCGCCCTCACCTGGACAAAATGTACGCATTCTGGAACGCCGCCTTGTTTGGCGTGCCGGGCTTTCGCGGCAATCCGTTTGCCAGACATGCGCCATTAAAGATTGACCGTCCGCATTTTGAACGCTGGCTGGAATTGTTCTATACGACGATTGACACGCGTTTTGAAGGCTTTATTGCGGACGATGCTAAAAAGCGCGCGGCATTAATGGCCGATCTGTTTTTAAGCCGCTTGCAGCAACTGAATGGCAATAGTGACCGGGTAATTTTTTAA
- a CDS encoding cytochrome C — protein sequence MENKSFITLFIDDDPQPIGTYPAPVSFELDTKKLTDGKHTLKVVSKDHKGKEGIKTIPFIVRNGPAIAVEGLRKDEVVDGVLPLMINAYGKGDQKTFMLQGSETPHSMPFWIIILLIAFTAWAVYYHITSGQMPLFK from the coding sequence ATGGAAAATAAAAGTTTCATCACCTTGTTCATTGATGACGATCCCCAGCCGATCGGCACCTACCCGGCACCGGTTTCCTTTGAACTGGATACCAAAAAGCTGACCGATGGCAAGCATACCTTGAAGGTGGTCAGTAAAGATCATAAAGGAAAAGAAGGCATTAAAACGATCCCATTCATTGTTCGCAACGGTCCGGCGATTGCAGTGGAGGGGTTACGCAAAGATGAAGTTGTTGATGGCGTACTCCCGCTGATGATCAATGCCTACGGTAAAGGTGACCAAAAAACATTTATGCTGCAGGGCAGTGAAACGCCGCATAGTATGCCTTTCTGGATCATTATTCTCTTAATCGCTTTTACGGCCTGGGCGGTTTATTACCATATCACATCCGGTCAAATGCCCTTATTCAAATGA
- a CDS encoding cytochrome c, whose translation MDIYNNHKRLFGAAIILFIALTMFAAVFPALNSQNNNAPLPESKPLTSDEVAGKGIFIREGCIACHTQQVRNVDMDKMWGIRPSIAADYARNVRTDVWRNTANLMGSERTGPDLMNIGNRQPSEDWHLLHLYNPRSVVSQSIMPAYSWLFEVKDYAFPGDVVVNVPDEFRKGITGKIVATKEALELVAYLKSFKQLKLPDGKPTPLFLYGKELKPALPGTTSKLNTELDGAALYASNCQSCHQENGEGLKGAFPPLKGSPVVLDKDPKVQLTIIMKGYNGRVSEGYGIMPPVGTNNNLKPQEIVAIMNHERTSWGNTGRKVTLTEIKEMFNQIKSGTVAK comes from the coding sequence ATGGATATCTACAATAATCATAAAAGACTCTTTGGCGCTGCCATTATTTTATTCATCGCCCTGACGATGTTTGCCGCCGTATTCCCGGCTTTAAACTCACAGAACAATAATGCACCGCTGCCTGAAAGTAAACCGCTGACCAGCGACGAAGTTGCCGGTAAGGGCATATTCATCCGGGAAGGCTGTATAGCCTGTCATACGCAGCAGGTACGAAATGTGGACATGGATAAAATGTGGGGCATCCGGCCCAGCATCGCGGCTGATTACGCGCGCAATGTGCGGACTGATGTTTGGCGGAATACGGCGAACCTGATGGGTTCCGAACGAACCGGTCCCGACTTGATGAATATTGGGAACCGGCAGCCTAGCGAGGACTGGCACCTGCTGCACCTGTATAACCCCAGGTCCGTTGTGTCCCAATCGATCATGCCGGCCTACTCTTGGTTGTTCGAGGTCAAAGATTACGCCTTCCCCGGCGATGTGGTGGTCAATGTACCAGATGAATTCCGTAAGGGCATTACCGGAAAAATCGTCGCCACTAAAGAGGCATTGGAACTGGTTGCCTACCTCAAGTCCTTCAAACAGCTGAAATTACCTGATGGCAAACCGACGCCCCTGTTTTTATATGGCAAGGAGCTCAAGCCGGCATTACCCGGTACGACCAGCAAGCTGAATACGGAATTGGACGGTGCGGCTTTGTACGCCTCCAATTGTCAGAGCTGCCACCAGGAAAATGGCGAAGGTTTGAAAGGCGCGTTTCCGCCGCTGAAGGGCAGTCCGGTCGTCCTCGATAAAGACCCAAAAGTGCAGCTGACCATTATCATGAAAGGTTATAACGGACGGGTCAGTGAAGGTTATGGTATCATGCCGCCGGTCGGTACCAATAACAACCTAAAACCCCAGGAGATCGTTGCGATCATGAATCACGAGCGTACGAGCTGGGGGAATACCGGCCGAAAGGTCACGTTAACCGAGATCAAAGAAATGTTTAACCAGATCAAATCAGGTACTGTAGCAAAATAA
- a CDS encoding cbb3-type cytochrome c oxidase subunit I: MKRSLFFLMSLLTIPASLLAQGKLQSDAAGDTSAAYIAFLLLFLLALLGLALWLFKNTNQLKELEEQPEDNGRSWLKRRLADLSQHQLDMLVKRKAAQDESAINKKTGGNWKKPILFVLFLFSGLSVYAQTGEASGSVWTNPGVLITVTLILIPLLIAIYIVSAKVNHLVKKVRGSHTRNAARTLARSINELSDDDLSDELLKRKAALDFKLTNSELSGDELPEDKRGLLHHITEVDSPRFIAPKKKAVKRPDIDPALSKLILWYLGTAAFWLVLGTSVGEYLGIKFVAPDADHVSWLSFGRLRPVHTNMVFWGWSSLAMIGLGYYVVSTVSNTVVASLKRGWYGLFLINASVIAGTVSLMAGINNGGGEYREYIWPIMLLFAIGLVITLINYLQTIAQRKTKEIYISNWYIVSAVMFTIVIALVGYLPFWQNGLGESIAQGYYMHQGVGMWFMLFNLGLIYYFLPQQLNTPIYSYSLGILAFWTQILFYTLIGTHHFIFSAIPWWLQTVAIIGSMGMLIPVFAGTTNFLMTFRGNFHKIGSSYTLPFYLVGIIFYFTGSFQGTAEAFRSANLYWHFTDFTVAHSHLTMYGIIAFMLWAAIYTLVPRLTGKEPKQAWVGAHFWMALIGLLFYTIPLMIGGTLKGMAWLEGRPFIDSVALMAPYWLWRAIGGSLMWASHLIFAYNLYYMIASKPEIDLHTAVFDELEKLPVTE; encoded by the coding sequence ATGAAAAGATCGCTGTTTTTTTTAATGAGTTTGTTAACGATACCGGCCTCACTTCTGGCCCAGGGTAAGCTGCAAAGTGATGCTGCAGGCGACACGTCTGCCGCTTACATCGCTTTCCTTTTACTGTTCCTGCTGGCGTTACTCGGCTTAGCCTTGTGGCTTTTTAAGAACACTAACCAGTTGAAAGAGCTGGAGGAACAACCGGAGGACAACGGCAGATCTTGGTTAAAAAGGCGTTTGGCCGACCTGAGCCAGCATCAATTAGATATGCTCGTTAAAAGGAAAGCGGCCCAGGACGAGTCCGCCATCAATAAAAAAACCGGGGGAAATTGGAAAAAACCAATTCTCTTCGTGTTGTTCTTGTTTTCCGGTCTAAGCGTTTATGCGCAAACAGGTGAAGCATCCGGATCCGTCTGGACCAATCCCGGTGTTTTGATCACGGTCACGCTGATCCTGATCCCACTATTGATCGCCATATACATCGTATCGGCCAAGGTGAACCATCTGGTCAAAAAGGTTCGCGGTTCGCATACCAGGAATGCGGCAAGGACGCTGGCCAGGTCGATCAACGAACTCAGCGACGATGATTTGAGCGACGAACTGCTCAAACGTAAGGCGGCACTTGATTTTAAACTGACCAATAGTGAACTATCAGGTGACGAGTTACCCGAAGACAAAAGAGGATTGCTCCATCATATTACAGAGGTGGATTCCCCGCGCTTTATCGCACCAAAAAAGAAAGCAGTCAAACGGCCGGATATCGATCCGGCACTTTCCAAGCTGATCCTGTGGTATTTAGGAACCGCTGCCTTCTGGCTGGTGCTGGGGACGTCAGTAGGAGAATACCTGGGCATTAAATTCGTAGCCCCAGATGCCGATCATGTCAGTTGGCTTAGTTTTGGGCGGCTAAGGCCGGTACATACCAATATGGTATTTTGGGGCTGGTCCTCACTGGCCATGATCGGGCTGGGGTACTACGTGGTTTCCACGGTCAGTAACACCGTAGTCGCCAGTCTGAAACGCGGTTGGTACGGGCTGTTCCTGATCAATGCTTCCGTAATTGCCGGCACCGTATCGCTCATGGCGGGTATTAATAACGGCGGGGGCGAATACCGTGAGTATATCTGGCCGATCATGCTGCTGTTCGCGATCGGCCTGGTCATCACTTTGATCAACTATTTGCAAACCATCGCACAGCGTAAAACCAAAGAGATCTATATCTCCAACTGGTATATCGTCTCGGCGGTCATGTTTACGATTGTGATCGCGTTAGTTGGCTACCTGCCCTTCTGGCAAAACGGCCTGGGCGAAAGTATTGCCCAGGGCTATTATATGCACCAGGGCGTGGGTATGTGGTTTATGCTTTTTAACCTGGGACTGATCTACTATTTTTTACCGCAACAATTGAATACCCCTATCTATTCCTATAGCCTCGGTATTCTGGCTTTCTGGACGCAGATTTTGTTTTACACCTTGATTGGTACCCACCACTTTATTTTCAGCGCGATACCCTGGTGGCTGCAAACCGTGGCTATTATTGGTAGCATGGGTATGTTGATCCCCGTATTCGCGGGCACGACGAATTTTCTGATGACCTTTCGAGGTAACTTCCATAAGATAGGCTCCAGTTATACGCTGCCGTTCTACCTGGTGGGCATCATCTTTTATTTCACCGGCTCGTTCCAAGGTACGGCTGAAGCGTTTCGTTCAGCGAACTTATACTGGCACTTCACCGATTTCACCGTCGCACACTCACACCTGACGATGTATGGGATCATTGCCTTTATGCTATGGGCGGCCATTTATACCCTGGTTCCACGCCTGACAGGAAAGGAGCCTAAGCAGGCCTGGGTGGGTGCACATTTCTGGATGGCGCTGATTGGTTTATTGTTTTATACCATCCCTTTAATGATCGGCGGAACACTCAAGGGTATGGCCTGGCTCGAAGGCAGGCCGTTTATCGATTCCGTGGCCCTGATGGCGCCGTACTGGCTATGGCGGGCCATCGGAGGCTCTTTAATGTGGGCTTCGCACCTGATTTTTGCTTACAACTTATATTATATGATCGCGAGCAAGCCGGAGATCGACCTGCACACAGCCGTATTTGACGAATTGGAAAAATTACCTGTTACCGAATAA
- a CDS encoding RrF2 family transcriptional regulator, producing MSIFSKTCEYAIRAVFYIAHRTAAGGRVSIREISSGIDSPEPFLAKVLQDLSRRGIVQSVKGPNGGFYLDAESLKRPLARIVEAVDGNGIFTGCGLGLKQCSEVNPCPLHNDFRTIRNQIHSLLEQTTIGEFNEDLNLGVTALKK from the coding sequence ATGAGTATATTTTCAAAGACCTGCGAGTATGCTATTAGGGCGGTATTCTATATTGCGCATCGGACCGCGGCTGGCGGTCGGGTTAGCATCAGGGAAATTTCGAGCGGAATTGATTCGCCCGAACCGTTCCTGGCAAAAGTCTTGCAAGATCTCAGCAGGCGTGGGATTGTACAATCCGTAAAAGGGCCGAACGGAGGGTTTTACCTGGATGCGGAATCACTAAAGCGACCGTTAGCGCGTATTGTAGAAGCTGTCGATGGCAATGGTATTTTTACTGGTTGCGGCCTGGGGCTCAAACAATGTTCTGAGGTTAATCCCTGTCCGCTGCATAATGATTTTCGGACCATTCGTAACCAGATCCATAGCCTGTTGGAACAAACCACCATTGGTGAGTTTAACGAAGATCTGAATTTAGGGGTCACGGCACTAAAAAAGTAA
- a CDS encoding single-stranded DNA-binding protein: protein MEITGRLVADATVRAVNEEKNVTGFRVAVNRTYQSQGERKEETAFVECTYWRTDAIAPYLTKGMLVTLSGFMTAQPWVSRDGEPMASLQFRTEQIQMLTKSAKAN, encoded by the coding sequence ATGGAAATCACAGGAAGATTGGTAGCAGATGCTACCGTGAGAGCAGTAAACGAGGAAAAAAATGTAACAGGTTTCAGGGTAGCGGTTAACCGCACCTATCAATCACAGGGCGAGCGCAAAGAGGAAACCGCCTTTGTAGAGTGTACTTACTGGCGCACCGATGCAATAGCGCCTTACCTGACTAAAGGTATGTTGGTGACTTTAAGCGGATTTATGACCGCTCAACCGTGGGTAAGCCGTGATGGTGAGCCAATGGCAAGCCTGCAATTCCGCACCGAGCAAATACAAATGCTGACCAAATCAGCCAAAGCTAACTAA